The Ciconia boyciana chromosome 17, ASM3463844v1, whole genome shotgun sequence genome contains a region encoding:
- the NXN gene encoding nucleoredoxin isoform X3 encodes MVASSSSLLKLWNKYRVSNIPSLIFIDASTGKVVCRNGLLVIRDDPEGLEFPWGPKPFSEVVAGPLLRNNGQTLDSNALEGSHVGVYFSAHWCPPCRSLTRVLVESYRKIKEAGQKFEILFVSADRSEDSFKQYFSEMPWVAVPYADEARRSRLNRLYGIQGIPTLIVLDSKGDVITRQGRVEVLNDIECREFPWHPKPVLELTDSNAVQLNEGPCLVLFVDSEDDGESEAAKQLIQPIAEKIIAKYKAKEEEAPLLFFVAGEDDMTDSLRDYTNLPEAAPLLTILDMSARAKYVMDVEEITPEIVEAFVSDFLADKLKPEPI; translated from the exons CTGAAGCTGTGGAACAAGTACAGAGTCTCCAACATTCCTTCCCTGATATTTATCGATGCCTCTACTGGGAAGGTGGTTTGCAGGAACGGCCTCCTGGTAATCCGAGATGACCCAGAAG GTCTGGAGTTCCCTTGGGGGCCAAAACCCTTCAGTGAAGTTGTTGCTGGGCCTCTGCTAAGGAACAATGGCCAGACGCTAGACAGCAACGCCCTGGAGGGCTCGCATGTTGGGGTCTATTTCTCCGCGCACTGG TGCCCGCCATGCCGAAGCCTCACAAGGGTCCTGGTGGAGTCCTACCGGAAAATCAAGGAGGCGGGCCAGAAGTTTGAGATACTCTTTGTTAGTGCAGACAG GTCAGAGGACTCCTTCAAGCAGTATTTCAGCGAGATGCCCTGGGTAGCTGTGCCGTACGCTGACGAGGCCAGACGGTCGCGTCTGAATCGACTCTATGGCATACAAG GCATCCCGACTCTCATCGTCCTGGACTCCAAGGGAGACGTGATCACGCGGCAGGGGCGGGTGGAGGTGCTGAATGACATCGAATGCCGCGAGTTCCCCTGGCATCccaagcctgtgctggagctgaCGGACTCCAACGCCGTGCAGCTGAATGAGGGCCCCTGCCTCGTTCTCTTTGTAG ATTCAGAGGATGACGGAGAGTCAGAGGCAGCGAAACAACTGATTCAGCCCATAGCTGAAAAAATCATCGCCAAGTACAAAGCCAAAGAGGAGGAGGCACCGTTGCTCTTCTTCGTGGCGGGTGAG GATGACATGACCGACTCCCTGCGGGATTACACCAACCTGCCCGAGGCTGCGCCCCTGCTCACCATCCTGGACATGTCGGCCCGGGCCAAGTACGTGATGGATGTGGAGGAGATCACGCCCGAGATCGTGGAAGCCTTTGTCAGCGACTTTCTAGCAGACAAGCTAAAACCCGAGCCCATCTAA
- the NXN gene encoding nucleoredoxin isoform X2 encodes MALQLCSLMERHIAADAVTGMLQQELKLWNKYRVSNIPSLIFIDASTGKVVCRNGLLVIRDDPEGLEFPWGPKPFSEVVAGPLLRNNGQTLDSNALEGSHVGVYFSAHWCPPCRSLTRVLVESYRKIKEAGQKFEILFVSADRSEDSFKQYFSEMPWVAVPYADEARRSRLNRLYGIQGIPTLIVLDSKGDVITRQGRVEVLNDIECREFPWHPKPVLELTDSNAVQLNEGPCLVLFVDSEDDGESEAAKQLIQPIAEKIIAKYKAKEEEAPLLFFVAGEDDMTDSLRDYTNLPEAAPLLTILDMSARAKYVMDVEEITPEIVEAFVSDFLADKLKPEPI; translated from the exons CTGAAGCTGTGGAACAAGTACAGAGTCTCCAACATTCCTTCCCTGATATTTATCGATGCCTCTACTGGGAAGGTGGTTTGCAGGAACGGCCTCCTGGTAATCCGAGATGACCCAGAAG GTCTGGAGTTCCCTTGGGGGCCAAAACCCTTCAGTGAAGTTGTTGCTGGGCCTCTGCTAAGGAACAATGGCCAGACGCTAGACAGCAACGCCCTGGAGGGCTCGCATGTTGGGGTCTATTTCTCCGCGCACTGG TGCCCGCCATGCCGAAGCCTCACAAGGGTCCTGGTGGAGTCCTACCGGAAAATCAAGGAGGCGGGCCAGAAGTTTGAGATACTCTTTGTTAGTGCAGACAG GTCAGAGGACTCCTTCAAGCAGTATTTCAGCGAGATGCCCTGGGTAGCTGTGCCGTACGCTGACGAGGCCAGACGGTCGCGTCTGAATCGACTCTATGGCATACAAG GCATCCCGACTCTCATCGTCCTGGACTCCAAGGGAGACGTGATCACGCGGCAGGGGCGGGTGGAGGTGCTGAATGACATCGAATGCCGCGAGTTCCCCTGGCATCccaagcctgtgctggagctgaCGGACTCCAACGCCGTGCAGCTGAATGAGGGCCCCTGCCTCGTTCTCTTTGTAG ATTCAGAGGATGACGGAGAGTCAGAGGCAGCGAAACAACTGATTCAGCCCATAGCTGAAAAAATCATCGCCAAGTACAAAGCCAAAGAGGAGGAGGCACCGTTGCTCTTCTTCGTGGCGGGTGAG GATGACATGACCGACTCCCTGCGGGATTACACCAACCTGCCCGAGGCTGCGCCCCTGCTCACCATCCTGGACATGTCGGCCCGGGCCAAGTACGTGATGGATGTGGAGGAGATCACGCCCGAGATCGTGGAAGCCTTTGTCAGCGACTTTCTAGCAGACAAGCTAAAACCCGAGCCCATCTAA